The Vibrio tapetis subsp. tapetis genome segment TTTGTAGAAGACCTAATGGTTAAAAATGGCTTAATGGAAGAGGGCGATACACTTTACTCTCCAACTAACATTAGCTTGCTTCACCACGTAAATACAGCGCTACGTGCTCACGTTTTATTTGAACGAGATGTGGACTACATTGTTTCGCCTGAAGGTGAAGTGGTTATCGTTGATGAACATACCGGTCGTACAATGCCGGGACGTCGTTGGTCTGAAGGTTTGCACCAAGCGGTGGAAGCAAAAGAAGGCGTTAAGATTCAAAACGAAAACCAGACGCTGGCCTCTATCACATTCCAGAACTACTTCCGTCTTTACGACAAACTTTCTGGTATGACAGGTACTGCTGATACCGAAGCGTTTGAATTTCAGTCTATTTACGGTCTTGAAACAGTTGTTATTCCAACCAACCAACCTATGGTTCGTGATGATATGCCAGATGTGGTTTATCGTTCAGAGACTGAAAAGTTTAATGCGATCATTGAAGACATTAAAGTCCGCGTTGAGAAAGGTCAGCCTACATTGGTTGGTACGGTTTCGATTGAAAAATCAGAGCTACTTTCAAATGCGCTAAAAACGGCAAAAATTAAGCACAACGTTCTTAATGCTAAGTTCCACGAAATGGAAGCTGATATCGTTGCGCAAGCGGGTACACCAAGTGCCGTTACCATCGCAACCAACATGGCTGGCCGTGGTACTGATATCGTATTGGGTGGTAGCTGGCAGAGTCAAATTGCTAAGCTAGACAATCCAACTGACGCTCAAATTGAAAAAATCAAAGCGGATTGGAAAGAAGTACACGATGCCGTACTTGCGGCGGGTGGCTTACATATCATTGGTACTGAACGCCACGAATCTCGTCGTATCGATAACCAACTACGTGGTCGTTCTGGCCGTCAAGGTGATGCCGGTTCTTCACGCTTCTATCTTTCTATGGAAGATTCATTGCTGCGTATCTTTACTTCAGAACGCATGGCGGGTCTTATTCAAAGTGGAATGGACGAAGGCGAAGCGATCGAAAGCCGTATGCTTTCACGTTCGATCGAAAAGGCACAGCGTAAAGTTGAAGGCCGAAACTTTGATATTCGTAAGCAGCTACTTGAATTCGATGATGTGGCAAACGACCAGCGTAAAGTGGTATACGAGCTACGTGATGAGCTAATGAGTGCTGAAGATATCAGTGACATGATTGCTCACAACCGTGAAGATGTATTTGAAACTTTACTGAACGAGTTTATCCCACCACAGTCTCTTGAAGACATGTGGGACATCAAAGGACTTGAAGAGCGCCTGAAAGCGGAGTTTGATCTCGATTTGACCATTCAAACTTGGTTGGATGAAGACGACAAGCTGTATGAAGAAGCCCTGCGTGAGCGCATTCTGGCAACCGCTGTTGAGGTGTACAAGCAGAAAGAAGAAGTGGTAGGTGAGAGTGTTCTACGTAACTTTGAAAAATCTGTGATGCTGCAAACTCTAGACACCTTGTGGAAAGAGCATTTGGCAGCAATGGATCATCTTCGTCAAGGTATCCATTTACGTGGCTACGCTCAGAAGAACCCGAAACAAGAGTACAAGCGCGAGTCGTTTGAGTTGTTTGAAGAGCTGCTTGATGCACTTAAGTTAGATGTTGTGACTGTGCTAAGTAAAGTTCGCGTTCAACAACAAGAAGAAGTCGACCGTATGGAAGAAAATCGTCGAGTACAAGCTGAAGAAGCGGCTCGTCGTCAACAATTCCAGCACCAATCTGCTGACAATCAACTTACCGATGGCGAAGAAGAGTCTGCGGGTCAGCAACCTATACAGCGTGAAGATCGCAAAGTAGGTCGTAACGAACCTTGCCCATGTGGTTCGGGTAAGAA includes the following:
- the secA gene encoding preprotein translocase subunit SecA yields the protein MITKLLTKVIGSRNDRTLRRLRKIVKEINNYEPTFEALSDDELKAKTLEFRERLENGAELDSLLPEAFATVREASKRVYGMRHFDVQLIGGMVLNGSQIAEMRTGEGKTLTATLPAYLNALTGKGVHIVTVNDYLATRDAETNRPLFEFLGMTVGINVPNMPPQEKKQAYLADILYGTNNEFGFDYLRDNMAFRSEDRVQRERFFAVVDEVDSILIDEARTPLIISGPAEDSSELYTKINTLIPSLERQAEEDTEDYRGDGHYTLDEKSKQVHLTETGQEFVEDLMVKNGLMEEGDTLYSPTNISLLHHVNTALRAHVLFERDVDYIVSPEGEVVIVDEHTGRTMPGRRWSEGLHQAVEAKEGVKIQNENQTLASITFQNYFRLYDKLSGMTGTADTEAFEFQSIYGLETVVIPTNQPMVRDDMPDVVYRSETEKFNAIIEDIKVRVEKGQPTLVGTVSIEKSELLSNALKTAKIKHNVLNAKFHEMEADIVAQAGTPSAVTIATNMAGRGTDIVLGGSWQSQIAKLDNPTDAQIEKIKADWKEVHDAVLAAGGLHIIGTERHESRRIDNQLRGRSGRQGDAGSSRFYLSMEDSLLRIFTSERMAGLIQSGMDEGEAIESRMLSRSIEKAQRKVEGRNFDIRKQLLEFDDVANDQRKVVYELRDELMSAEDISDMIAHNREDVFETLLNEFIPPQSLEDMWDIKGLEERLKAEFDLDLTIQTWLDEDDKLYEEALRERILATAVEVYKQKEEVVGESVLRNFEKSVMLQTLDTLWKEHLAAMDHLRQGIHLRGYAQKNPKQEYKRESFELFEELLDALKLDVVTVLSKVRVQQQEEVDRMEENRRVQAEEAARRQQFQHQSADNQLTDGEEESAGQQPIQREDRKVGRNEPCPCGSGKKYKQCHGKI